One stretch of Chthoniobacterales bacterium DNA includes these proteins:
- the clpS gene encoding ATP-dependent Clp protease adapter ClpS, translating to MSSSFVSGVENPAIEQETRAEEEIDLPWQVVVHNDPVNLMSYVTMVFQKVFGLTKEKAERHMLEVHQLGRSILWSGMRERAELYVQQLHGYLLLATLERTN from the coding sequence ATGTCCAGTTCCTTTGTGTCAGGAGTAGAAAATCCGGCGATCGAGCAGGAGACTCGCGCCGAGGAAGAAATCGATCTCCCCTGGCAAGTCGTCGTCCACAATGACCCGGTCAATTTGATGAGTTACGTGACGATGGTTTTCCAAAAAGTCTTCGGGTTAACGAAAGAAAAGGCGGAGCGCCATATGCTCGAAGTCCATCAACTGGGCCGTTCCATCCTGTGGAGCGGAATGCGGGAGCGCGCCGAGCTGTATGTCCAGCAGCTGCACGGCTACCTGCTCCTGGCTACGCTCGAACGGACCAACTGA
- a CDS encoding DUF2017 family protein, which yields MEFRRQDDCIEISELDPFLAELLRQIPESTNTEGAESAHQRLFSSPAPASERELCAEWKVYVEPELRRLFQTATETVAADLQQLNGSTKPFANCTLRIPAANAEAWLNALNQARLVIAAKYNFTDGELCDHYRSPIGSRRDLGLFQVNFYGFLQEFILQELQI from the coding sequence ATGGAGTTTCGCCGCCAGGACGATTGCATCGAGATTTCCGAGCTCGATCCGTTTCTGGCTGAGCTGTTACGGCAGATTCCGGAAAGCACGAACACCGAGGGAGCGGAAAGCGCTCACCAGCGTCTTTTCAGTTCGCCAGCGCCGGCCTCAGAGCGGGAGCTTTGCGCTGAGTGGAAGGTTTACGTCGAGCCGGAACTACGGCGACTTTTTCAGACCGCTACGGAAACGGTGGCGGCCGATCTCCAGCAGCTCAACGGAAGCACAAAGCCATTCGCCAATTGCACCTTGCGCATCCCGGCCGCCAATGCCGAGGCATGGTTGAACGCCTTGAATCAAGCCCGTCTGGTTATCGCCGCGAAATACAACTTTACCGACGGCGAGCTTTGCGATCATTACCGGTCGCCCATCGGATCACGCCGCGATCTCGGTCTTTTCCAGGTAAACTTCTACGGCTTTCTGCAGGAGTTTATTTTGCAGGAACTGCAAATCTAG
- a CDS encoding sigma-70 family RNA polymerase sigma factor, translating to MALEFTSTTGADEAPAARMPAAAPPLEPGAPTDLELMNAIQREDPEALSLLYDRYNGILKALILRVIHNEAEADDLLQEIFMEIWNQAKNFSAQKGKPLGWMVTLARRRAIDGLRKKQAYARAGERLQSETEQQPEAWVHNATEEEIAFSDTRVLVRRVISTLPPAQQEAINYAFFRGMSQREIAAKTNTPLGTVKTRLELGLKKIYDGLKELRDEL from the coding sequence ATGGCTCTAGAATTCACTTCCACGACCGGAGCTGACGAAGCGCCGGCCGCGCGAATGCCGGCAGCCGCACCGCCGTTGGAGCCGGGCGCGCCGACCGACCTGGAGCTGATGAACGCCATTCAACGCGAGGATCCCGAAGCGCTTTCGCTTTTGTACGATCGTTACAACGGCATTCTCAAGGCGCTGATCCTGCGCGTGATCCACAACGAAGCCGAGGCAGACGATCTGCTGCAGGAAATCTTCATGGAGATCTGGAACCAGGCTAAGAACTTCTCCGCCCAAAAAGGGAAACCGCTCGGCTGGATGGTTACCCTCGCCCGCCGCCGCGCGATCGACGGTTTGAGGAAAAAGCAGGCTTACGCCCGCGCTGGAGAACGCCTCCAGAGTGAAACCGAGCAGCAGCCCGAGGCCTGGGTCCATAACGCCACCGAGGAGGAGATCGCCTTCAGCGACACCCGCGTCCTGGTCCGGCGGGTGATCAGCACCCTCCCCCCCGCCCAACAGGAGGCCATAAATTATGCATTTTTTCGCGGCATGAGTCAGCGCGAAATCGCCGCAAAAACGAATACTCCGTTGGGAACAGTGAAAACACGCCTCGAACTGGGCCTGAAAAAGATATATGACGGCCTTAAGGAGCTACGAGATGAGCTTTGA
- a CDS encoding nuclear transport factor 2 family protein gives MPSASPTPKASPSVDVSAADDGSVASKLKSLESHWEAALLTHDTSAIEKMVADDFIGTSSSGKTGDKATLLAEAKRDNNTYTSAVSSDMTVRTFGPNVAVVTGIAKETGKTKGGKSFSHTYRFTDTWVERNGEWQCVAAHAMAMPKK, from the coding sequence ATGCCTTCGGCGAGCCCCACTCCGAAGGCATCGCCAAGTGTTGATGTCTCCGCCGCGGACGATGGATCGGTGGCGTCGAAATTGAAGAGCTTGGAATCACATTGGGAGGCGGCACTCCTGACTCACGACACGTCCGCCATCGAAAAGATGGTCGCGGACGATTTCATCGGGACCTCCTCCAGCGGCAAGACGGGGGATAAGGCCACGCTTCTGGCCGAAGCGAAACGAGACAACAACACTTACACCTCTGCCGTCTCGAGCGACATGACGGTTCGCACCTTTGGGCCCAACGTTGCGGTCGTCACCGGCATCGCCAAAGAGACCGGCAAGACCAAGGGCGGCAAGTCGTTCTCACACACCTATCGGTTTACCGACACTTGGGTGGAGCGAAACGGCGAATGGCAATGCGTCGCCGCGCACGCCATGGCCATGCCGAAGAAGTAA